In the genome of Hymenobacter cellulosivorans, one region contains:
- a CDS encoding TlpA disulfide reductase family protein, whose translation MSFPISFRTAAAGFGLALALGACQSNSKPDAARQGVPEPDASGLPAGLTPGTWRGVLTAQGQEIPFLFDVSTVDNGQKPTVTLRNGEERLKLDEITTAGDSTTIRLGVFDAALVVRADGEGKLKGSWVKYDGKEPYRVPFAATRGDQELFVGTAKNTSVFGDMKKGATFRTEFKGDDGETYPAVGVITQDSINTTKLTGTFLTTTGDYRYLAGNVVTKADGEHVMLSTFDGSHGFLFDGKLAKPGNINSISGDFYSGKSGHETWMAVLDGNAKLPDANTLTGMKPGQKKLAFKFPSIYEGGSISPTDPKYKGKVVVLQVLGSWCPNCMDETNFLAPWYEKNKSRGVEIIGLGYERTPDQKLASQKLLKMKQRMNVGYDLAVAGVANKDSASKSLPQLAGVLAFPTTIFLDKKGEVRKVHTGFSGPGTGKYYQEEIADFNKTVDMLLKE comes from the coding sequence ATGTCCTTTCCTATTTCTTTCCGCACTGCTGCCGCCGGTTTTGGCCTCGCGCTAGCCTTGGGTGCCTGCCAGTCCAATTCGAAGCCGGATGCTGCGCGGCAAGGGGTGCCTGAACCTGATGCCAGCGGCTTACCTGCCGGGCTCACGCCCGGTACCTGGCGCGGGGTGCTCACCGCCCAGGGCCAGGAAATTCCGTTTCTGTTCGATGTAAGTACCGTCGACAACGGCCAAAAGCCCACTGTGACGCTGCGCAACGGCGAGGAGCGCCTTAAGCTCGACGAAATCACCACGGCCGGCGACTCCACTACTATCCGGCTGGGCGTGTTTGATGCGGCCCTGGTCGTGCGGGCCGATGGCGAGGGTAAGCTGAAAGGCTCGTGGGTAAAGTACGACGGTAAGGAACCTTACCGGGTACCGTTTGCGGCTACCAGGGGAGACCAGGAGTTATTCGTGGGCACGGCCAAAAACACGTCGGTGTTCGGCGACATGAAGAAAGGTGCCACGTTCCGGACCGAATTCAAAGGTGACGACGGGGAAACCTACCCCGCCGTGGGCGTTATCACTCAGGACAGCATAAATACCACCAAGCTCACCGGCACCTTCCTGACTACCACCGGCGACTACCGCTACCTGGCCGGCAACGTGGTAACGAAAGCCGACGGCGAGCATGTCATGCTTTCGACTTTTGACGGCAGCCACGGCTTCCTCTTTGACGGCAAGCTGGCCAAGCCCGGCAACATCAACTCCATCAGCGGCGACTTCTACTCGGGCAAATCAGGCCACGAAACCTGGATGGCCGTGCTGGATGGCAACGCCAAACTGCCCGACGCAAACACCCTGACCGGCATGAAACCCGGGCAGAAGAAGCTCGCCTTCAAGTTTCCCAGCATCTACGAAGGCGGCAGCATCTCCCCCACCGACCCCAAGTACAAGGGCAAGGTAGTGGTGCTACAGGTACTAGGCTCGTGGTGCCCCAACTGCATGGACGAAACCAACTTCCTGGCTCCCTGGTACGAGAAGAACAAGAGCCGGGGCGTGGAAATCATCGGCCTGGGCTACGAGCGGACGCCCGACCAGAAGCTGGCTTCGCAGAAGCTGCTCAAGATGAAGCAGCGCATGAACGTGGGCTACGACCTGGCCGTGGCTGGCGTGGCTAATAAGGATTCGGCCAGCAAGTCTTTACCACAGCTGGCGGGCGTACTGGCTTTCCCCACCACCATTTTCCTGGATAAGAAAGGGGAAGTGCGCAAGGTGCACACCGGCTTCTCGGGCCCCGGCACCGGCAAGTATTACCAAGAGGAAATTGCCGACTTCAACAAGACCGTGGACATGCTGCTGAAAGAGTAG
- a CDS encoding T9SS type B sorting domain-containing protein, whose protein sequence is MNLSLPRSAGKWVLVLVASVLSLFGLHSTAQASHIRAGDIQAKSDTTYPFGDKRNNPRRIFFKMVTYTDFRDTNVDEPFVTIFYGDGTSSGLRGVPRFSKTQVTEDTYRNVYYFEHTYNADRSYTVSYIGENRKTGVQNMTESENQTFYIATRITIDPGIGINRSPVLNAPAIDKASFEQVFLHNPAASDADGDSLSYELLVSQQSSLIQTALDNNNTPNPRPTTGFVFPNLVSPPGTRVPYLNEPTGPGAIFRIDVRNGQMVWNSPSRLGDFNVALIVREWRRTEFGIREIGSVIRDMQIQVRATNNKRPTVNIPADICVVAGVQVRKRITATDPDNDKVLIEAFSGLIGRRVAPATFVQTNQGPNPVAQGIFRWTPECADVAAQPYQVVFKATDQPKPGETALIDEKVLRIKVVGPRPDNVRARQNQNNVLLTWDRYACQNATRLLIFRKEGCTTTPTDTCQTGIPPGSGYEQIAELKDVTLQSYLDNGTISKLQRGRTYSYRIYAEFPLPAGGASLASLEACVTLEGRAAVLTNVTIDKTDRTSGVVTVRWTQPTGTGGFVDPGYRLYRGQGQNASRAQSKLVKTTSDLSDTEFVDRGRNTLDSTFTYHLEFFRKDPSGATAPPLVETSGPASTVRLAGSANAEGRQVTLTWTFNVPWKNTEPGFYTAIYRRSPGSSAFVLLDSVQQTTTYTDTGAKLALVPGAQYYYYVRTIGTYNDPQVPPRLKNLSQELPVLLVPTPCRPVVTIKSDCEELKKRVLNRPGYFPAAGETYTNELSWTLDSNSPQGCSTNIAYYRIFYRASGETNYVLVDSTRGPEMTYSHRGLKEQAACYQVQAVGSLGNRRSELSEEKCVDNCVVFELPNIFTPNGDGINDTFRPRVASPLRKVRFQAFNRWGVKVFEGENDPNINWTGNATSGERGKGVQVPDGVYYYLAEVEFADANSTKITYKGWVEITH, encoded by the coding sequence ATGAACCTTTCTTTACCGCGGAGTGCCGGTAAGTGGGTATTAGTGCTGGTGGCCAGCGTGCTAAGCCTGTTTGGGCTGCACTCTACGGCCCAGGCATCCCACATTCGGGCTGGTGATATTCAGGCGAAAAGCGACACCACTTATCCGTTTGGAGATAAGCGCAACAATCCGCGCCGCATCTTCTTCAAGATGGTGACTTACACCGACTTTAGAGATACCAATGTCGACGAGCCCTTTGTTACTATCTTTTATGGGGATGGTACCAGCAGCGGCCTGCGCGGGGTGCCGCGCTTCAGCAAAACTCAGGTTACCGAGGATACCTACCGCAACGTGTACTACTTCGAGCACACCTACAATGCGGATCGCAGCTACACGGTAAGCTACATCGGGGAAAACCGGAAAACCGGGGTGCAGAACATGACCGAGTCGGAAAACCAGACGTTCTACATCGCCACGCGCATTACCATAGACCCCGGTATTGGCATCAATCGCTCACCGGTGCTCAATGCTCCCGCCATTGATAAAGCGAGCTTCGAGCAGGTCTTTTTGCACAATCCTGCCGCCTCGGATGCCGACGGTGACTCACTCTCGTATGAGCTTCTGGTAAGTCAGCAATCCAGCCTGATTCAGACGGCTCTTGACAATAACAATACGCCGAATCCGCGGCCGACCACCGGGTTTGTGTTTCCCAACCTGGTGTCGCCTCCCGGTACCCGCGTGCCTTATCTGAATGAGCCCACCGGGCCGGGCGCCATCTTCCGGATTGACGTCCGCAATGGGCAGATGGTCTGGAACTCGCCCAGCCGCTTGGGAGACTTCAACGTGGCGCTGATTGTGCGGGAATGGCGCCGCACCGAGTTTGGTATCCGTGAAATTGGCAGCGTTATCCGCGACATGCAGATTCAGGTGCGGGCTACCAACAACAAGCGGCCTACGGTAAATATTCCGGCGGATATCTGCGTGGTAGCTGGGGTGCAGGTACGCAAAAGAATTACGGCCACCGACCCCGATAACGACAAGGTATTGATTGAGGCCTTTAGCGGCCTGATTGGTCGCCGAGTGGCCCCGGCCACCTTCGTGCAAACAAACCAGGGTCCTAACCCGGTAGCGCAGGGTATTTTCCGCTGGACGCCGGAGTGTGCTGACGTGGCGGCTCAACCGTATCAGGTTGTTTTTAAGGCTACTGACCAGCCCAAACCCGGCGAAACGGCCCTAATTGATGAGAAGGTTTTGCGGATCAAGGTTGTTGGGCCTCGACCGGACAACGTGCGGGCTAGGCAAAATCAGAACAATGTGCTACTGACCTGGGACCGGTACGCGTGTCAGAATGCTACGCGCTTGTTGATCTTCCGTAAGGAAGGCTGCACGACTACCCCGACTGATACCTGTCAGACTGGTATTCCGCCCGGTTCGGGATACGAGCAGATTGCTGAGCTTAAAGATGTGACGTTGCAGTCTTACCTCGACAACGGTACCATTTCAAAGCTGCAGCGCGGCCGCACCTACAGCTACCGGATTTACGCCGAGTTCCCACTGCCCGCTGGTGGGGCTAGCTTGGCGTCCCTGGAAGCCTGTGTAACGCTTGAGGGGCGGGCTGCTGTGCTGACCAACGTTACTATTGACAAAACTGACCGCACTAGCGGGGTAGTAACAGTTCGTTGGACCCAGCCCACGGGTACCGGAGGCTTCGTGGATCCAGGATACCGACTGTACCGCGGGCAGGGGCAGAATGCTTCCAGAGCTCAGTCCAAACTGGTGAAAACCACGAGCGACCTTTCGGATACGGAGTTTGTAGATAGGGGCCGCAATACGCTGGACAGCACCTTCACGTATCACCTGGAATTCTTCCGGAAAGACCCCTCGGGTGCCACTGCTCCTCCCTTAGTAGAAACCTCTGGCCCGGCTTCTACTGTGCGCCTGGCAGGTTCGGCTAATGCCGAAGGCCGGCAAGTAACGCTGACCTGGACCTTTAATGTGCCGTGGAAAAACACGGAACCGGGCTTTTATACTGCCATCTACCGGCGCAGCCCGGGCAGTTCTGCCTTCGTCCTGCTCGATTCGGTACAGCAGACAACCACCTACACGGATACCGGCGCCAAGCTGGCCCTGGTACCGGGTGCACAGTACTATTATTACGTACGCACCATCGGTACCTATAATGACCCCCAGGTGCCTCCCCGGTTGAAAAACCTGAGTCAGGAACTACCAGTGCTGCTGGTGCCCACACCCTGCCGCCCCGTAGTGACTATCAAGAGTGACTGTGAGGAGCTGAAAAAGCGGGTGTTGAACCGCCCAGGCTACTTCCCAGCTGCTGGCGAAACGTATACCAATGAGCTAAGCTGGACGCTGGATTCCAACAGTCCACAGGGCTGCAGCACAAACATTGCCTATTACCGGATCTTCTACCGGGCTTCCGGGGAAACCAACTACGTGCTGGTCGACTCGACCCGTGGCCCGGAAATGACCTACTCGCACCGAGGGTTGAAAGAGCAGGCAGCTTGTTATCAGGTGCAGGCTGTGGGTAGTCTGGGAAATCGGCGTAGCGAGTTGAGTGAAGAGAAGTGCGTCGACAACTGTGTCGTCTTCGAACTGCCCAACATCTTCACGCCCAATGGTGACGGTATCAATGACACGTTCCGTCCCCGGGTAGCTTCGCCCTTGCGTAAAGTCCGCTTCCAGGCCTTCAACCGCTGGGGCGTGAAAGTATTCGAGGGAGAAAATGACCCCAACATCAACTGGACCGGCAATGCTACGTCCGGCGAGCGGGGCAAAGGCGTACAGGTACCCGACGGCGTGTACTACTACCTGGCCGAAGTGGAGTTTGCAGATGCCAACTCGACCAAGATTACGTATAAAGGCTGGGTCGAAATAACGCACTAG
- a CDS encoding polyprenyl synthetase family protein, protein MKSTLDVIQAPIAAEMEEFERKFRASMQTNVLLLDKIMGYIVKRKGKQIRPMFVFFTAKISGGDPLPEATFRGAALIELLHTATLVHDDVVDESNYRRGFFSINALWKNKIAVLVGDYLLSRGMALALENDDFALLKIVNNAVRELSEGELLQIEKARRLDITEDIYFDIIRQKTASLIASCCAVGAASAGSDKETIERARLFGEKVGMAFQIKDDLFDFGTDEIGKPVGIDIKEKKMTLPLIYALQQADWLTKRRVIFNVKNNEGRRDRVQAVIDFVKKSGGLDYAITVMKRYRDEALSILHSFPESPSRTSLEQLINYTIEREK, encoded by the coding sequence ATGAAAAGTACCCTGGATGTCATACAGGCCCCCATTGCGGCCGAAATGGAGGAATTTGAACGCAAATTCCGCGCTTCCATGCAAACCAATGTGCTGCTGCTCGACAAAATTATGGGCTACATTGTCAAGCGCAAGGGCAAGCAGATCCGGCCGATGTTCGTGTTCTTCACGGCCAAAATCAGCGGCGGCGACCCGCTGCCCGAAGCCACTTTCCGGGGCGCGGCCCTGATTGAGCTCCTGCACACGGCCACGTTGGTGCACGACGACGTGGTGGATGAAAGCAACTACCGCCGGGGCTTTTTTTCTATCAATGCCCTGTGGAAAAACAAGATTGCCGTGCTCGTCGGCGACTATCTATTGTCTAGAGGCATGGCCCTGGCCCTGGAAAACGACGATTTTGCTCTGCTCAAAATTGTGAACAATGCCGTGCGCGAGCTGAGCGAAGGCGAACTGCTGCAAATCGAAAAAGCCCGCCGCCTCGACATCACCGAGGACATTTACTTCGACATTATCCGTCAGAAAACGGCCTCTCTCATTGCCTCCTGCTGCGCCGTGGGTGCCGCCTCGGCCGGCTCGGATAAGGAAACGATAGAGCGGGCCCGACTTTTTGGCGAGAAAGTAGGCATGGCCTTCCAGATCAAGGACGACCTGTTCGACTTCGGTACCGATGAAATCGGCAAGCCGGTAGGTATTGATATTAAGGAGAAAAAGATGACCCTGCCGCTGATTTACGCCCTACAGCAGGCTGATTGGTTGACCAAGCGCCGCGTCATCTTCAACGTAAAGAACAATGAAGGCCGCCGCGACCGGGTGCAGGCCGTCATCGACTTCGTGAAAAAATCCGGGGGCCTCGATTACGCCATTACCGTCATGAAGCGCTACCGCGACGAGGCCCTGAGCATCCTGCACAGCTTCCCGGAATCACCTTCCCGCACTTCGCTAGAACAGCTCATCAACTATACGATTGAGCGGGAGAAGTAG
- a CDS encoding cytochrome P450, whose protein sequence is MAELTAFSATASHLPQVPRWQSILRSFALAKDPLPVLDQTLRRFGDTVRLYIGGVQPSILTQDPGLINHILQKNHRNYSKSKFTQGFSRYIGHGLLTNEGSDWLRQRRLIQPGFHRQRVAGLTQLMQEIIAETLAPLRQQAAANGGVVTVSTHELMTKLTFRIIASSVFSTNFSGAELDQVARLITEIQAFYVRTIRQPYLNPWFRLRGQFRYHDQLTQELRTLLGRYIAARRRENEMPEAITPPDDLLQMLLDVRYEDTGLPMTDEQLLDEALILLIAGHETSANALTWLLYLLGQHPQEAAAIQAETATVLASRSAGQESAVFTFEELPRLGRALYAVQEAMRLYPPAWMVDRVALADDEYQGLRIPKGTLFSLYIYGLHHAPRHWQQPTEFQPLRFAPGQTPLVPGAYLPFGGGPRLCIGMQFALTEMQLVTLELLRHFDVELVAKQPTVPTQPLITLRPKGDFEVRLKLR, encoded by the coding sequence ATGGCTGAACTCACTGCTTTCTCCGCTACTGCCTCCCACCTGCCGCAGGTGCCGCGCTGGCAATCCATCCTCCGGTCCTTCGCCCTGGCCAAAGACCCGCTGCCCGTCCTGGACCAGACCCTGCGCCGCTTCGGCGACACCGTGCGGCTCTACATCGGCGGGGTGCAGCCCTCCATCCTGACCCAGGACCCGGGCCTGATCAACCACATTCTGCAGAAAAACCACCGCAACTACAGCAAGTCCAAGTTTACCCAGGGCTTCTCCCGCTACATCGGCCACGGCTTGCTCACCAACGAAGGCTCCGACTGGCTGCGGCAGCGCCGCCTGATTCAGCCGGGCTTTCACCGGCAGCGCGTGGCCGGCCTCACGCAGTTGATGCAGGAAATTATTGCCGAAACCCTAGCTCCGTTGCGCCAGCAGGCCGCGGCCAATGGGGGAGTGGTGACCGTGTCGACTCACGAGCTGATGACCAAGCTGACTTTCCGCATTATTGCCAGCTCGGTGTTCAGCACCAACTTTTCCGGCGCCGAGCTGGACCAAGTTGCCCGCCTCATCACCGAAATCCAGGCGTTTTACGTGCGCACCATCCGCCAGCCCTACCTGAATCCGTGGTTCCGGTTGCGCGGGCAGTTCCGCTACCACGACCAGCTCACCCAGGAGCTGCGCACGTTGCTGGGCCGCTACATTGCCGCCCGCCGCCGGGAAAACGAGATGCCCGAGGCCATTACCCCGCCCGACGACCTGCTGCAAATGCTGCTCGACGTGCGCTACGAGGACACCGGCCTGCCCATGACCGACGAGCAGCTCCTCGACGAGGCCCTGATTCTGCTGATTGCCGGCCACGAAACCAGCGCCAACGCCCTTACCTGGCTGCTTTATTTACTGGGTCAGCATCCGCAAGAGGCAGCGGCCATTCAGGCTGAGACGGCCACTGTGCTGGCTTCGCGTAGTGCCGGGCAGGAGTCGGCTGTTTTCACCTTCGAGGAATTGCCCCGCCTGGGCCGGGCCCTGTATGCCGTGCAGGAAGCCATGCGCCTTTACCCGCCCGCCTGGATGGTGGACCGCGTGGCCCTGGCCGACGACGAATACCAGGGCCTGCGCATCCCGAAAGGCACACTGTTTTCGCTTTATATCTACGGGCTGCACCACGCGCCCCGGCACTGGCAGCAGCCCACCGAGTTTCAGCCCTTGCGGTTTGCCCCGGGCCAAACGCCGCTGGTGCCCGGCGCTTACCTGCCTTTCGGCGGCGGCCCGCGCCTGTGCATCGGCATGCAGTTCGCCCTGACGGAAATGCAGCTCGTAACCCTGGAGCTGCTGCGGCACTTTGACGTAGAGTTGGTTGCCAAGCAGCCCACCGTTCCGACGCAGCCCCTGATTACGCTGCGCCCTAAAGGTGATTTTGAGGTGCGGCTGAAGCTTCGGTAG
- a CDS encoding alpha/beta hydrolase family protein, with amino-acid sequence MPTSAPIHVEFLLSSLHHARPFAADARFQPTGQPKPVVVFVHGFKGFKDWGHFNVLADYFAAHNFVFVKLNLSHNGVVPGGTGDLEDMEAFGRNNFSLELNDLGTLLDYLHEPATSVLPAAEVDLSRIYLVGHSRGGGIVLLKAAEDARVKAVAGWAPISSVNPRWPEPVMQQWQQDGVQYIENARTKQRMPLYYQLVEDYHANQQRLDIAGNVRDKLHQPLLIVHGDQDETLPVQMAHDLKSYKPDAELVIVPGAGHMFGGKHPWDEDKLPELAQGIADKTIEFFRAH; translated from the coding sequence ATGCCGACTTCCGCTCCTATCCACGTCGAGTTTCTGCTTTCCTCGCTCCACCACGCGCGCCCGTTTGCCGCCGATGCCCGCTTCCAGCCCACTGGGCAGCCCAAGCCGGTAGTGGTGTTCGTGCACGGCTTTAAAGGCTTCAAGGACTGGGGCCACTTCAACGTGCTAGCCGACTACTTTGCCGCCCATAACTTTGTGTTCGTGAAGCTCAACCTGTCGCACAACGGCGTGGTGCCCGGCGGCACCGGCGACCTGGAAGATATGGAAGCATTTGGCCGCAACAACTTCAGCCTGGAACTCAACGACCTGGGCACCTTGCTCGACTACCTGCACGAGCCCGCTACCTCGGTGCTGCCCGCCGCCGAAGTGGATCTGAGCCGCATCTACCTGGTAGGCCACAGTCGCGGGGGCGGCATCGTGCTGCTCAAGGCGGCGGAAGATGCCCGGGTGAAGGCCGTGGCCGGCTGGGCACCTATCAGCAGCGTGAACCCGCGCTGGCCCGAACCGGTAATGCAGCAGTGGCAGCAGGACGGGGTGCAGTACATCGAAAATGCGCGTACCAAGCAGCGGATGCCGCTGTATTACCAGCTCGTGGAAGACTACCATGCCAACCAGCAGCGCCTCGACATTGCCGGCAACGTGCGTGACAAGCTCCACCAGCCCCTGCTGATTGTGCACGGCGACCAAGACGAAACCTTGCCCGTACAGATGGCCCACGACCTGAAAAGCTACAAGCCCGACGCCGAGCTAGTCATTGTGCCGGGCGCGGGTCACATGTTCGGCGGCAAGCACCCCTGGGACGAGGATAAGCTACCGGAGCTGGCACAGGGCATTGCGGATAAGACCATCGAGTTCTTCCGCGCCCACTGA
- the fabD gene encoding ACP S-malonyltransferase, with protein sequence MKAVIFPGQGSQFTGMGRDLYEQQPAARQLMDQANEILGFRLTDVMFTGSEEDLRQTNVTQPAIFLHSVALATVLPDLRPDMVAGHSLGEFSALVAAKVLKFEDALQLVAQRAQAMQAACQEQPGTMAAILGLDDDTTVRICQEITEAGNVVVAANFNCPGQLVVSGSQRGIELACEQLKAAGAKRALPLPVGGAFHSPLMQSAEAALAQAIERTQFSAGTCAVYQNVDAAPHRDPDEIRQNLVRQLTAPVRWTQSVQRMVADGATEFVECGPGKVLLGLVKKIAPEAAGSSAAV encoded by the coding sequence ATGAAAGCAGTTATTTTTCCCGGTCAGGGCAGCCAGTTTACCGGCATGGGCCGCGACCTGTACGAGCAGCAGCCTGCCGCCCGGCAGCTGATGGACCAGGCCAACGAAATTCTGGGCTTCCGCCTGACGGACGTTATGTTTACCGGCTCAGAGGAAGACCTACGCCAGACCAACGTAACCCAGCCCGCCATTTTCCTGCATTCGGTGGCCCTAGCTACGGTGCTGCCCGACTTGCGCCCTGACATGGTGGCCGGTCATTCCCTAGGCGAGTTTTCGGCCCTGGTAGCGGCCAAAGTGCTCAAGTTTGAAGATGCCTTGCAGCTGGTAGCTCAGCGCGCCCAGGCCATGCAGGCCGCTTGCCAGGAACAGCCCGGCACCATGGCCGCCATCCTCGGCCTCGATGATGACACAACCGTACGCATCTGCCAGGAAATCACCGAGGCCGGCAATGTGGTAGTGGCCGCTAATTTTAACTGCCCCGGCCAGCTGGTCGTTTCCGGCTCTCAGCGCGGCATTGAGCTGGCTTGTGAGCAGCTGAAAGCCGCCGGCGCCAAGCGGGCCTTGCCGCTGCCCGTCGGTGGCGCGTTCCACTCCCCGCTGATGCAGTCGGCTGAGGCGGCCCTAGCCCAGGCTATCGAGCGGACGCAGTTCTCGGCCGGCACCTGCGCCGTATACCAGAACGTGGACGCCGCCCCGCACCGCGACCCGGACGAAATTCGCCAGAACCTGGTACGCCAGCTCACCGCTCCGGTCCGGTGGACCCAAAGCGTGCAGCGCATGGTTGCTGACGGCGCTACGGAATTTGTGGAGTGCGGCCCGGGCAAGGTGCTGCTAGGACTGGTAAAGAAAATTGCGCCGGAAGCAGCAGGCAGCTCGGCTGCGGTGTAG
- the folK gene encoding 2-amino-4-hydroxy-6-hydroxymethyldihydropteridine diphosphokinase — protein MAYLLLGSNLGDRKAILATAVAELGRQAGPVTAQSGLYETAAWGLEEQPAFLNQAVQLKTELAPLDLLAACQQVEQQAGRERLVRWGARTLDVDILLYDNLIVNLPQLQVPHPRLPERRFALVPLAEIAAQVVHPGLANTIADLLTSCPDTLAVQLFKG, from the coding sequence ATGGCCTACCTGCTGCTGGGCAGCAACTTAGGAGACCGGAAGGCTATCCTTGCCACTGCCGTTGCTGAACTCGGACGCCAGGCCGGACCAGTTACGGCGCAGTCGGGGCTTTACGAAACGGCGGCCTGGGGCCTGGAAGAGCAGCCGGCCTTTCTGAATCAGGCCGTGCAGCTGAAAACTGAGCTTGCCCCGCTTGATTTGTTGGCCGCCTGTCAACAGGTTGAACAACAGGCCGGCCGGGAGCGGCTCGTGCGCTGGGGAGCCCGCACCCTGGACGTAGACATCCTGCTCTACGACAACCTGATTGTAAATTTGCCCCAACTACAAGTGCCCCACCCTCGCCTGCCGGAGCGCCGCTTCGCGTTGGTGCCGCTGGCCGAAATTGCGGCGCAGGTAGTGCATCCTGGACTAGCAAACACCATTGCGGACTTGTTGACTTCCTGTCCCGACACACTCGCAGTACAGCTGTTCAAAGGATAA
- a CDS encoding succinate dehydrogenase cytochrome b subunit, with product MSWISKTFSSSIGRKIIMAITGLFLCSFLVVHLIGNLQLFKDDGGQAFNVYSHFMGTNPLIRTVEWVLVLGFGFHIYESIVLTQRNKTARGSNYASNHAEQNSPWQSRNMGLLGTIILIFLLVHLYNFFYRARFGELDPDINNNDDLYTLVATSFKQLWYVILYVAAQIALGYHLIHGFRSAFQTLGLNHRKYTPAIKFVGYAFSVLVSAGFAVMPLYFYFFK from the coding sequence ATGAGTTGGATCAGTAAAACGTTTTCCAGTAGCATTGGCCGCAAGATTATCATGGCCATCACCGGCCTGTTTCTGTGCTCTTTTTTGGTTGTTCACCTCATCGGCAACTTGCAGTTGTTCAAAGATGATGGTGGGCAGGCCTTCAATGTTTACTCGCACTTCATGGGTACCAATCCGCTGATTCGCACCGTCGAATGGGTGTTGGTCCTCGGCTTCGGCTTTCACATCTACGAGTCCATCGTGCTGACGCAGCGCAACAAGACGGCCCGAGGCAGCAACTACGCCAGCAACCACGCTGAGCAGAATAGCCCCTGGCAGTCGCGCAACATGGGTTTGCTGGGCACCATCATCCTGATTTTCTTGTTGGTGCACTTATATAACTTCTTCTACCGGGCACGCTTCGGCGAGCTGGACCCGGACATCAACAACAACGACGACCTTTACACGCTGGTAGCTACTTCCTTCAAGCAGCTCTGGTATGTAATTCTGTACGTTGCAGCCCAGATTGCCCTGGGTTACCACCTGATTCACGGCTTCCGCAGTGCTTTCCAGACCCTGGGTCTGAATCACCGCAAGTATACGCCGGCCATCAAGTTCGTGGGCTATGCCTTCTCGGTCCTCGTTTCGGCCGGTTTTGCGGTTATGCCCTTGTACTTCTACTTTTTCAAATAA